The following proteins are co-located in the Wenzhouxiangella marina genome:
- a CDS encoding Re/Si-specific NAD(P)(+) transhydrogenase subunit alpha, with amino-acid sequence MKIGAPKETAAGEARVALTPDSAGRLQKLGYECLVETGAGAAASITDAAYAAAGVTVVDSAKALWEQADVIIKVREPSMEEIDAAPAGKTLIGFIWPAAHEDLLERMRAKDMTVLAMDMVPRISRAQKMDALSSMANIAGYRAVIEAGNHFGRFFMGQMTAAGKVPPAKVLVVGAGVAGLAAIGTSVSLGAITMAFDVRPEVAEQIESMGAEFVFLDFDDGDDSQQTDGAETGGYAAPSSPEFREKQLEKFRELAPEIDIVITTALIPNRPAPELWTEDMVEAMKPGSVIVDLAAERGGNCTLTEADRKIVTDNGVTIIGYTDFPSRMATQSSNLYATNVRHMLDDLTPDKDGKPVIDMEDDVIRGALVCHAGEITWPPPPPKVRAIAAAKPKKKEPEESAEAKAAREAAELRKSLNRTGWMLGIGGLLCLAMGAVAPPSFMQHFIVFVLAVFVGFHVIWGVAHSLHTPLMAITNAISSIIIVGALLQIVSGSSLVMVLAAASVLMASVNIFGGFLVTRRMLAMFQRS; translated from the coding sequence ATGAAGATTGGTGCTCCGAAGGAGACGGCAGCGGGTGAGGCGCGGGTTGCGCTGACGCCGGACAGTGCCGGTCGGTTGCAGAAGCTGGGCTACGAGTGTCTGGTGGAAACCGGCGCCGGTGCCGCGGCCTCGATCACGGACGCGGCCTACGCGGCGGCGGGCGTGACGGTGGTCGACTCGGCGAAGGCGCTGTGGGAGCAGGCCGATGTGATCATCAAGGTGCGTGAGCCCTCGATGGAAGAGATCGATGCGGCACCGGCGGGCAAGACCCTGATCGGTTTCATCTGGCCGGCGGCGCACGAGGACCTGCTCGAGCGCATGCGGGCCAAGGACATGACCGTGCTGGCCATGGACATGGTGCCGCGCATCAGTCGCGCGCAGAAGATGGACGCCCTGTCCTCGATGGCCAATATCGCCGGCTACCGCGCGGTGATCGAGGCCGGCAACCACTTCGGCCGCTTCTTCATGGGCCAGATGACGGCGGCCGGCAAGGTGCCGCCGGCGAAGGTGCTGGTGGTCGGCGCCGGCGTGGCCGGTCTGGCCGCCATCGGGACCTCGGTCTCGCTGGGCGCGATCACCATGGCCTTCGATGTGCGTCCGGAAGTGGCCGAGCAGATCGAATCGATGGGCGCGGAGTTCGTCTTCCTCGATTTCGACGATGGTGACGACAGTCAACAGACCGACGGCGCCGAGACCGGCGGCTACGCCGCGCCTTCCAGCCCCGAGTTCCGTGAGAAGCAGCTGGAGAAGTTTCGGGAGCTGGCCCCCGAGATCGATATCGTCATCACCACGGCCCTGATCCCGAACCGGCCGGCGCCCGAGCTCTGGACCGAGGACATGGTCGAGGCGATGAAGCCGGGTTCGGTGATCGTCGATCTGGCCGCCGAGCGGGGCGGCAACTGCACGCTCACCGAGGCGGATCGGAAGATCGTCACGGACAACGGCGTGACCATCATCGGCTACACCGACTTCCCCAGCCGCATGGCGACCCAGTCGTCCAACCTCTACGCCACCAATGTCCGGCACATGCTCGATGACCTGACGCCGGACAAGGACGGCAAGCCGGTCATCGACATGGAGGACGACGTGATTCGCGGCGCCCTGGTCTGCCATGCCGGCGAAATCACCTGGCCACCGCCGCCGCCGAAGGTCAGGGCGATCGCGGCGGCCAAACCGAAGAAGAAGGAGCCCGAGGAGTCGGCCGAAGCGAAGGCGGCGCGTGAAGCGGCCGAACTGAGGAAATCCCTCAATCGCACCGGCTGGATGCTCGGCATCGGAGGCCTGCTCTGCCTGGCCATGGGCGCGGTGGCACCGCCGAGTTTCATGCAGCACTTCATCGTCTTCGTGCTGGCCGTCTTCGTCGGCTTCCACGTGATCTGGGGCGTGGCCCATTCCCTGCACACGCCACTGATGGCGATCACCAATGCCATTTCCTCGATCATCATCGTCGGCGCCCTGCTGCAGATCGTTTCGGGCAGCAGCCTGGTGATGGTCCTGGCCGCGGCCTCGGTGCTGATGGCCTCGGTGAACATCTTCGGCGGTTTTCTCGTGACCCGCCGCATGCTGGCCATGTTCCAGAGGAGCTGA
- a CDS encoding NAD(P)(+) transhydrogenase (Re/Si-specific) subunit beta, which yields MEMNEGLITAAYVVAAVLFILALGGLSNQEKAKRAIWYGIVGMTLAVAATIATPGGGQYGLIAAMVVIGGIGGWIVAKRVQMTQMPELVAGFHSLVGLAAVFIGINADLEMSAALAAQEAGTVDQLAGFAATVARKSPVELSILKVELFLGILIGAITFTGSIIAYGKLAGKLSSAALTLPGRHALNLIALIACLVLGYLYLGGAGLWTMLAVAVIAGLIGCHLILAIGGADMPVVVSMLNSYSGWAAAAIGFTLGNDLLIVTGALVGSSGAILSYIMCKGMNRSFVSVILGGWGGETTSAEAVDGEMIEAHADAVAQAVADADSVIIVPGYGMAVAQAQGSVSELTRRLRDQGKTVRFAIHPVAGRLPGHMNVLLAEAKVPYDIVLEMEEINEDFPGTDVVIIIGANDIVNPSAQDDPGSPIAGMPVLEVWKSRQVFVCKRGRGTGYSGIENPLFFKDNTRMFYGDAKASMDALLRELGA from the coding sequence ATGGAGATGAACGAAGGATTGATTACCGCCGCCTACGTGGTGGCCGCCGTGCTCTTCATCCTGGCCCTGGGCGGTCTGTCCAACCAGGAGAAGGCCAAGCGTGCGATCTGGTACGGCATCGTCGGCATGACCCTGGCGGTGGCGGCGACCATTGCGACTCCGGGTGGTGGCCAGTACGGACTGATTGCCGCCATGGTCGTCATCGGAGGCATCGGCGGCTGGATCGTCGCCAAACGCGTGCAGATGACCCAGATGCCGGAGCTCGTCGCGGGCTTCCATAGCCTGGTCGGCCTGGCGGCCGTGTTCATCGGCATCAACGCCGACCTGGAGATGAGCGCGGCACTCGCGGCCCAGGAGGCCGGGACCGTCGATCAACTGGCCGGCTTTGCCGCCACCGTCGCCAGGAAGAGCCCGGTCGAGCTGAGCATCCTCAAGGTCGAGCTGTTCCTGGGCATTCTCATCGGCGCGATCACCTTTACCGGCTCGATCATCGCCTACGGCAAGCTGGCCGGAAAGCTCAGTTCCGCCGCCCTGACCCTGCCGGGTCGCCATGCCCTGAATCTGATCGCCCTGATCGCCTGTCTGGTGCTGGGTTATCTGTACCTGGGCGGCGCCGGACTATGGACGATGCTGGCCGTGGCCGTGATCGCCGGCCTGATCGGCTGCCACCTGATCCTCGCCATCGGCGGGGCCGACATGCCGGTCGTGGTCTCGATGCTCAACTCCTACTCGGGCTGGGCCGCCGCGGCCATCGGCTTCACCCTGGGCAATGACCTGCTGATCGTCACCGGGGCCCTGGTCGGGTCTTCGGGCGCGATTCTCAGCTACATCATGTGCAAGGGCATGAACCGCAGCTTCGTCTCCGTCATCCTCGGCGGCTGGGGTGGGGAAACCACCTCGGCGGAGGCCGTCGACGGCGAGATGATCGAGGCCCATGCCGATGCCGTGGCCCAGGCCGTGGCCGATGCCGACAGCGTCATCATCGTGCCCGGCTACGGCATGGCCGTGGCCCAGGCACAAGGCTCCGTGTCGGAACTGACCAGGCGCCTGCGCGATCAGGGCAAGACCGTGCGCTTCGCCATCCATCCGGTGGCCGGGCGCCTGCCGGGCCATATGAACGTGCTGCTGGCCGAAGCGAAGGTGCCGTATGACATCGTCCTCGAGATGGAAGAGATCAACGAGGACTTCCCGGGCACCGACGTGGTCATCATCATCGGCGCCAACGACATCGTGAACCCTTCGGCCCAGGACGACCCGGGCAGCCCGATCGCCGGCATGCCGGTGCTGGAAGTCTGGAAGTCCCGACAGGTCTTCGTCTGCAAGCGCGGTCGTGGAACCGGCTACTCCGGCATCGAGAACCCGCTGTTCTTCAAGGACAACACGCGCATGTTCTACGGCGACGCCAAGGCCTCGATGGACGCCTTGCTGCGGGAGCTGGGTGCATGA